Within the Pseudoxanthomonas sp. YR558 genome, the region TCACCGGCACGACGCCGCCGATCACCGACGGGAACTGGGCGAGATTGAACTTGGCCAGCTCTTCCGGCTTGAGCGGGGCATCGGACGAGCCGAAGTCCACCGTGCCGGCCTTGATCTGCGCGATGCCGCCGCCGGAGCCGATCGACTGGTAGTTGACCCGCTTGTTAGTGGCCTTGGCGTAGTCGGCCGACCACTTGGACATCACGGGATAGACGAACGAGGCGCCGGCGCCGGTCACGTCGGCGGCAGCGGCGTTGGCCGAGACCGCGGTGGCGAGCGCCAGAAGCGCGGCGCGGGACTTGAAGGACTTGAACACGAAAGGCTCCTGGAGGAAAAAGCGGCGAGTGCTGCCGTCAGGGCGCATTTCACGACGTTTCCATGACAGCTCGGTGTCTCATGTATGACAGTCGCGTGACGGCCTCGCGCCGCTCGACAGCAAAAAAGGGCGCGACTCGCGTCGCGCCCCTTGCAGGTACCTTGCTTGGCTCTGGGGGTTACCAGAAGAACTGCGCGCGGGCTTCCAGGATGTTCGGGTTGTCTTCGAGCACACCCTTTTCCTGCTTCACGGTCACGTAGTTCAGCATGAACTTGAAGTTGGAGTGCCAGTACCAGTTCACGCCGGCGGTCCAGCTGTCCATCTTGCCGCCGACCACCGCGCCATCGGTCAGATCGATGGTGTCGTAGCGCAGGCCGAGCTGCCACATGCCCTTGCCGGGGTCGTTCGGCAGACCCGTAGTCGGCGTGCCGGACTTGTAGCCCCAGGTCTCGCCCGTCAGGTTCCACAGACCCGAGACGTAGTAGCCGTCGCCGCTGTAGTCATCGAAGCTGCCGTAGCGCTGCACGTCGATGGTCATGTATTCGGCCTGCAGCTTGAAGGGGCCCTTGATCCACAGGCCCTCGGCGCCGATCACGCTGGCGCGGTCGCTGGCGCGCAGCCCGCTGCTGCCGGTATCGACGAAACGCGTCGGCACCATGTCGGCCATCGGGCGGGCGCGCAGGCGGATCACGTCGCCGTCCGTGTCCTTGTCCAGGTACGAGGCACCGAAGTGCAGCACGTTGCCGGCTTCGTTGATCGGGGCCCAGTAGCCGCGCAGGGCGTAACCGCTGCCGTGCTCGCGGTTGCGGGTCAGCTCGCGACCGAAGTAGCTGGCCGTCACGGCCCAGTCGGCGTCGCCGATGTTGTACTGGAAGCCGACGCGGCGCGGGGTGCCCAATGAGTTCGTGATCGAAGACTTGGCGACGAAATCATTGTTCTTCGTGCTCGACAGCTCTTCCAGCGTCGCGCCGGGCTGCTTGAACTGGCCCAACTGGATGAAATGGTTGGCGTTGTTGCCGAACTTGTACTTGGCGTTCACGTCCAGCCACTTGTCGTCCTTGGCGTCGTAGCCCAGCACCCACTCGATGTTGCCCGGGCCCTTGCCTTTCAGAACGAGCTCGGCGCGGCGCAGTTCCTGCAGGTAGTCCTTGCCGTCCAGATCGGTCGACGAGTCCGCGCCGTAATCGATGGTGTCGCTGTCGAACTTGTAGAAGTCGGCCTGCACCAGGCCTTCAAAGCTCACTTCCGAGCCGCCGATGACGTCGATGGTGATCTCGGCGTGCGCCGCCGGGGCAACAAGGGCGGCGAGCAGGGCCAGGGACAGGGTGCTGCGGGACAGTTTCATGGGGTAGCCCTTCGGGCGAGGTGGAAGATGCCGCGAAGACTAGGGTGTGAAAGTTGCGTTATTGTTACAGCGCTGTCTTATTTCGCTGGCGTGACCGAGTCGTGACAGGCCGAGTGTCCAGGGCGTCCGTCGGGGCAAGCCACATCTTCAGGGGAATCGAAAAACGATGACGGTAATCCGCAGGGGGATTGGCGCCTTGGCGCTGGGGATCGCGCTTTGTCAGCCGGCGTGGGGAGGTTCCGGAGAACCGGTTGACCTCGATGTGGTCGCGAGGATCCGCTACGAGGCGTTCAACCGCTCGCAGGCAGCGGCCAACCTGAAGGAGCTCACCGAGACCGTCGGGCCGCGCTTAACCGCGTCGCCCAACTACGCGCGCGCCAGCGCGTGGGCACGTGGCAAGTTGTCCGGTTGGGGCCTGTCCGGCGTGCACGAGGAGATCTTCGATCCTGCTTTCGGCCGCGGCTGGGCGTTCGAATCTTCGCGCGTGGAGATGGTGTCGCCGCGGCAGGCGCCCGTGCATGCGCTGCCCAAGGCCTGGACGCGCGGCACCGGCGGTGCGGTGGAAGGCGAGGTGGTCCTGGCCTCGTTCAAGACGCTGGAGGACATCGACAAGCAGCGCGGCAAACTGCGCGGGAAGATCGTGCTGCTGGACGACGCGCGCGCCTTCAAGCCGGCCGACAAGGCCGATTTCCGTCGCTACAGCGAGGCCGACCTGGGCGAACTGCAGACATTCCCCATCGCCGAAGACGCCGCACCCGATGCGCAGGAGAAGCGCCTGGAGGAGTACCGCAAGCGCCAGGCCCTGACCAAGGCGCTGAATACCTTCCTTGCGGAAGAGGGTGTACTCGCGACGCTCTCGCTCAGCTCGTGGGACAACGGCATCATCCGTGCCACCGGCGGTGGTGCGCGCAAGGCGGACGAGCCGGTGGGCGTGACCGAGCTGGTCCTGCCTACCGAGCACTACAACCCGCTGGTGCGTGCGGTGCAGGGGAAGCAGCCGGTGCGCCTGCGCATCGACGTCGATTCCCGCTTCACCAGCGAGCAGGACCTGCCGGCCACCAACACGTTCGCGGAAATCCCGGGCAGCGGTGGCAAGGCGGGCGAGGTCGTCATGATCGGCGCGCACCTGGATTCGTGGCACACCGGGACAGGCGCCAGCGACAACGGCGCCGGCGTCGTCGTGATGATGGAGGCCATGCGCATCCTGAAAGCGATCGGGGTGAAGCCCCGCCGCACCATCCGCCTGGCGCTGTGGGGCGGTGAAGAACAGGGACTGCACGGCTCGGCGGGCTACGTCGCCAAGTACCTGGCCGACTACCCGCCCCCGACCGATCCGGAGCAGAAGGCGTTGCCCCGTGCATACCAGCGTGGCACCGGGCCATTGCAACGCCAGCGTGGTTACGGGAGCTTCTCTACGTACTTCAACTTCGACAACGGCACGGGCCGCATCCGCGGCATCTATGCACAGGAAAACCATGCCGCCGTGCCGATCTTCAAGGCATGGCTGGAGCCGTTCGCCGACATCGGCGCGACCATCGTGACCACCCGCAACACCGGCAGCACGGACCACATCTCGTTCGACCGTGTCGGCCTGCCGGGTTTCCAGTTCGTGCAGGACCCGGCGGACTACTTCACCCACGTCCACCACACGCATCTGGACACCTACGACCACGTGGTGCCGGAAGACCTGAAGCAGGCCGCGGCGATCATCGCTTCGTTCGCGTACCACGCCGCGATGCGCGAAGAGCGCCTGCCGCGCAAGCCGTTCGTGGAACGGGACGAGCAGTAAGCGCAAGCGACGGCGGCCGCATCAGGCCGCCGTCTTCTCCTTGAAGCGGCAGATGTCGCGGATCACGCACTGCGGGCAGTCCGGCTTGCGCGCCTTGCACACGTAGCGGCCGTGCAGGATCAACCAGTGATGCGCATCCTGCATGAACTCCGCTGGCACCACCTTCAGCAGTTTGTCCTCCACCGCGCGGACGTCCTTGCCGGGCGCCAGGCCGGTGCGGTTGGCCACGCGGAAGATGTGCGTGTCCACCGCAATGGTCGGTTCACCGAAGGCGGTATTGAGCACCACGTTCGCGGTCTTGCGTCCCACGCCAGGCAAGCCTTCCAGTGCTTCGCGCGAGCGCGGCACCTCGCCGCCGTACTGATCGATGAGGATGCGGCAAGTGGCGATCACGTTCTTCGCCTTGGCGTTGAACAAGCCGATCGTCGCGATGTACTTCTTCAACCCCTCTTCGCCAAGCGCAAGGATCGCGGCCGGGGTGTTGGCCACGGGGAAGAGCCGTCGCGTCGCCTTGTTGACGCCCACGTCGGTCGCCTGCGCGGACAGGGTCACCGCGACCAACAACTCGAAGGGCGTGCTGTATTCCAGTTCCGTGGTCGGACGGGGATTGAGTTCGCGCAACCGCGAGAACAGTTCCACCACTTCATCACGCTTGAGCGTCGGGCTCCGCCGCGGTGCACTCATGGTTTGGTGCGCTCCGCGGCCTTGGCGCGTGCGCGTTCCAGGATGGCGGCGGCAGCCGCCGGCAACGCGGGTCTCACCGGTGTCGCGGGACCGACGGGCTGCAGCGTGACGCGCCTTGCCTCGCGTTCGGCCGCACGACGTTCCAGTCGCGCCGCGCGCTGGCGGTAGCGTTCGCGTGCTGCCCACGCGGCGTGCAGGCGAACCTGCGCGCGGATGATCGCGTCTGCATCCGCAGGCGCGGTGCATCCACCTGCGCACGGCGCCCACGCCATGAGGCCGGCCTGCAACGCAGCATCGACCTCGTCGTCGGCCAGCAAGCGTGCCAGGTCGCGTGCCTCCTCGCAGCCGGGGCAGGGCGCAGTCATGTGGCTCAACGGCCGGTGAAGCTGGGCTTGCGGCGTTCAGTGAAGGCGCGCGTCCCTTCGCGCATGTCATCGGTCGAGAACATCAGGCCGAACTGCGCGGTTTCATACTGCAGGCCTTCCTCGATGCCGCACTCGCCACCGATGTTGACCACATCCAGCGTGGCGCGCAGGGCCAGCGGTGCGGAGACCGCAAGCTGCGCGGCAACCTTTTGGGTTTCGTCCTCCAGCTCTGCCGCCGGCACGACCCGGTTGATGATGCCCAACTGCAGCGCGCGTTCGGCCGTGATCGGTGTGCCCAGCAGGCAAAGTTCCAGGGTCGCGGCACGGCCGGCGAGGCGCAGCAGGCGCTGGCTGCCCCCGAAGCCGGGGATCAGTCCCAGGTTGATTTCCGGCTGCCCGACCTTAGCCGTGTCCGCGGCAATGCGCAGGTGGCAGGCCATCGCCAGTTCGAGGCCGCCGCCCAGGGCGAACCCGTTGACCATCGCGATCACGGGCTTGGGCAGCGTTTCGATGGTGCGCATCAACCGCTGGCCGCGCAGCGAGAAATCGCGGCCGTCGGTGGCCCGCAGGTCCGCCATTTCAGCGATGTCCGCCCCCGCCACGAAGGCCTTCGGGCCCGCGCCGGTCAGGATGACCACGCGCACGGACGCGTCTTCGGCAGCGGCCGTGAAGGCGGCCTGCAACGCGTCGAGCGTGGCCGCATTCAGGGCGTTCAGCTTGTCGGGACGATGAACGGTGAGGCGGCGGATGCCATCGGCATCGCTAACCAGAACAAGGCTTTCGGACATGGGATTTTCAGGGGTTTTGTAAAAATTCGGTAAAGAGGGAACTCTGTCGCGGAGGGCCGGTCAGAGCAGCCTGCTGTCAGTGGCGGTTAAGCGCCCCGGCCGCTATCCTAGCGCGTCCATTCCAGGCGGTATGCCGCCCATCCCGGAGAGTGTTTTGATGAAGTTGCGTTCGTTAGTGGTCGCTGTTGCGGCATTCGCCATGGCCGGTAGCGCCCTGGCCCAGGACGTATCGTCCGAGAAGGGCAAGCTGAGCTACTACTTCGGCTACGACTATGGCAACAACCTGGCCGAGCTGACCGCCCGTGGCGAGCAGCTGGACATCAATTCCGTCGTCAAGGGCCTGCAGGATGCCTACGCCAAGCAAAAGCCCGCGCTGACCAGTGAGCAGCTGAAGCCCGCGCTGGAAGCCTTCCAGAAACGTGAGCAGGCCCGCGCGCAGCAGGCCAAGGCCGAGTACGACAAGGTCGCGGCCGAAAACAAGACCAAGAGCGACCAGTTCATCGCCAGCTTCAAGGGTCAGGCCGGTGTGAAGCTGCTGCCCAGCGGCGTCGCTTACAAGGTGTTGGAGAATGGCACCGGTGCGAAGCCGACGCAGGCCAGCACCGTCGAGTTGCAGGTAGCAGGCGCCTATCCGATGGGCCAGCGCCCCGCTGAGGCGCGTCCGCCGCAGCAGATGAAGGACGTGAAGGTCAGCGCCATCGAAATGCAGGCTATGCGCGAAGTACTGCTGCAGATGCCGGTCGGCTCGAAGTGGGAAGTCGCGCTGCCGCCGGAGAAGGCGTATGGCGCCGACCCGCGCACGGGCTTCCCGCCCAACGTGGCCGTCGTGTTCGAGATCAAGCTGGTCAGCGCCAAGTAATTCCCGCCTGATCGTTCCATCCCTGCGCCGGCCTCGTGCCGGCGCAGTGCTTTTCGCGGCAGGAAGCTTTTTCGCGCTACCCTCCGCAGGTGTCCGACGACATGAATACCGCTTTCCGCGCCGTGCTCAGCCCGTGTATCGGCGTTTGCACGCTCGACGACGCCGGCCTCTGCCAGGGTTGCCTGCGCACCACCTCGGAGATCGCACGCTGGTCGCAGATGAACGATGACGAACGCCTGCGCCTGATGGAATCCGTGCTGCCTGCACGCGAACGCGCGCGCGCGCCGCTTGTCGAACAATTGCACGAAGGCGCCCGCTTGCAGCGCGCCCTCCATCCGTTGGGCGCAGTACCGCGCACGGCGGGTTGGAACCACGAAGAACTCATCGATCTGTTACCGCCCGGGCCGCTGGCGGAGGCCGCGGTGCTCGCCGGCCTGGTCCCGCGCGACAGCGGCACCCAGGTGTTGCTGACGCGACGCACGGACGGACTGCGCCACCATGGCGGACAGGTAAGTTTCCCCGGCGGACGCATCGAGCCCAGCGACGCGGACGTCGTGGCCGCTGCGCTGCGCGAGAGCCGCGAGGAGATCGCGTTGCAGGCCTCGCAGGCGGTGCCGCTAGGCTTCCTGGACCCCTTCACCACCATCAGCGGCTTCCGCGTGGTGCCGGTGGTGGCGGTGATCGATCCGGCGTTCGTGCCGACGCCGGAGCCCGGCGAGGTGGCCGATGTCTTCGAAGTGCCGCTCGACTACCTGCTCGCACCCGACAACCTGCGCCGCGTGGAGGTCGACTACCGTGGCCGCCGCCGCGCGGTGCTCGAGTACGACTGGCCAGGGCAGCGCATCTGGGGCGCCACCGCCGCCATCCTGTTCAACCTGCGGCAACGCCTGGAGCAACTCGCATGAACTGGACCGCGCTTGTCGATGCACAGGCATTGTCGGCCGCCATCGGCGCACCCGACCTTCGATTGGTGGATGCGCGTTTCGTCATGCTCAACGCAGCCCCCGACGCAGGCCGCCAAGCCTATGCACAGGGGCATCTCCCCGGCGCGGTCTATGCCGATCTGAATCTGGATCTGTCGGATCTTTCCAAAGTCGGCGAGGGGAGGCACCCCATGCCCGATGAGGCCGTCTTCACGCGCCGGCTTGGCGAGTGGGGCATCGCGCCAGCGCATCAAGTCGTGGTGTACGACGCGGGCGATGGCAGCATGGCCGCCGCCCGCGCGTGGTGGCTGTTGAAATTGCTTGGCCATGAGCGCGTTGCCGTCCTCGACGGTGGGCTGGCCGCCTGGCGTGCCGCGGGGGGTGCCGAGACCGCGGCGCTTCCTGATATCGCGCCGACGCCAGCGTATCCGGCACGTTTCGACATGCGACAGTGCGTGAGTACGGACGAGGTGGTGGCGCGCCTGGGCGAAGACTCGGGGTGGTTGTTCGACGCGCGGGCAGGCGAACGTTTCCGCGGCGAAGTCGAACCCATCGATCCCATCGCGGGCCACGTGCCGGGTGCGGTCAATCTGCCGTTCGCTCAGGCACTCCGCGATGGGCGCTTCACATCGGCGTCCGAGTTGCGTTCCCTGCTGTCGCCCCTGCTGGGCGATCACCAGAGTTCCGAGAGCGTGCTGATGTGCGGTTCCGGCGTGACGGCATGCCATCTGCTGCTCGCCTTCGAACATGCCGGCCTGCACGGTGCACGGGTCTATCCCGGATCGTGGAGCGGCTGGATCAGCAACGCTGCTCGCCCGGTCGCACGCGGCCCTTGAAGCGCGGCGCGCTACTTTTTCAATTTGTCGATCAACGCGCGCAGCGCGGCCTGCGTGTCCGGCGCATGCCAGGCATCGACGAAGCGCTCGAGCTGGATCAATCCCGGGTCCAGCGCTTCCACAAGGTCGCGACGGGCGAGGGCACGGGTCTGCAGCATCGGATGGTGCGGCAGTGCCAGTAGATGTTGTAGCCAGGCAATCGCACGCGTGGTGACGTTGTCCTGGTCCACCAGTTCATCGACCAGGCCGATTTCCAGCGCGCGCTCGGCCGGCACCATCTCGCCGGCCACCAATAGGCGCTCCGCGCGATAGGGGCCCACCACGCGGCGCATCAGGCGTTGGATGCCTTCCGGTACCACCAGGCCGACCTGTGTTTCATTGAGCCCCAACGCGAACGGACGCGCCGGATCGGGGCTGCGTGCCATCACGCGGTAGTCGCAGCACAGGGCCAGCACGCAGCCGCCTGCCGGCGCGTGGCCGGTGATCGCGGCGACCACGGGCACGCGTGATTCCGCCAGCGTGCGCGCCGCACCGAAGAACGCCTGCCAGGCATCGAGCAGCGACTTGCGGTCGTCGCCCAGCGACATCAGGTAGGGCACGTCCATGCCGGCGGAAAAGATCTTGGGATTGCCGGCCAGCACGATGCCACGCACGCCGTCATCGAGCGCGGTATTGAGCGCATCGATCAGGGCGCGGCACAGGTCCGTGTTGAGGGCGTTGACCGGCGCGCGCGCCAGCCGGATCTCGCGGATGTCGCCGTGATCGGCGATTTCGATGAGGGCGCTCATTCACCATCTCCCTGGAGTCAGGTCGCTATCATAGGCGCATGAACCGACGCTTCGTGATGCTCCCGCTGCTGGGTCTGGCGTTTGCCAGCGCGCTCCCCGCCATGGCCGCCGAATGCTTGCCGAAGGCGCAAGGCGCCTGGGTGCGCGTACCGCCGGTGGCCATGCCGATGATGGCCGGCTTCGCCCGCATCGAGAATCCGTGCCGCGCACCGGTCACGGTGGTGGGGGCGGAGAGCCTGGCCTTCGCGGACGTGTCGCTGCACGAAACGCGCGATGAAGGCGGCGTCAGCCGGATGCGCGAAGTGGAGCGTCTGCCCATCGCACCCGGCAAGCAGGTCGAACTGAAGCCCGGCGGCCTGCACCTGATGCTGCATGGCGCTTATGCGCCAGTGGCTGCCGGCGAGAAGGTGGTGATCACGCTGAAGCTGGCCGACGGGCGCTCGGTGCCGGTGCAGTTCGAGGCGCGCAAGAGCGCGCCCTGATCCGCTGACTACTCCGACACCGCCCGGATCGCCGCCGGCAGCGGTGCGCTATGGCCGGTCTGGGTGTCCATCCACACCACCACCACGTTGCCGTCGGAATACAGCACGCTGTCGTCCTTCGCCGACACGATCCGGTGCCCGATGGTGACGCTGCTGGTGCCGAGCCGGTCGACGTAGAGTTCCACCACCACGTCGTTCGGCCAGGTCAGCGGGCGCTTGTAGTTGATGTTGTTGGCGGCCACGACGGGCGCGATGCGGTCGGTCATCGAGACTTCCGGCACCGTCAGCATCCAGCGCACGCGCGCTTCCTCCAGGTACGAAATGTACTTGGCGTTGTTCACGTGGCCCATGCTGTCCATGTCCCGCCAGCGCACGCTGATCGGGATCTTCGCCAGCAGTTTGCGGCCGTCGTCGTGGGGTTGGCTCATGACGCGGCCTTCTTCTTCGTGGTTTTGGTGGCGGATTTGCGGGGTGGTAGCACATCGGGCTTCGCCATGGCCGCGGGCTTCGTCGGCTTGGGCACTTTGGCCGGCGGCAGCAGCTTGGCGAGGAAGCGGCCGGTATGCGATTCCGGATGCGCCGCGATGTCCTCGGGCGTGCCGGTGGCCAGGATGCGTCCGCCCCGGTGCCCACCTTCGGGCCCGAGGTCGACGACCCAGTCGGCCGTCTTGATGACGTCCAGGTTGTGCTCGATCACGACGATCGTGTTGCCGTCATCGCGCAGCTTGTGCAGTACGGCGAGCAAGTGCTCGATGTCGTGGAAGTGCAGGCCCGTCGTGGGCTCATCCAGGATGTACAGCGTGCGGCCCGTGTCGCGGCGCGAGAGCTCCTTCGACAGCTTCACGCGTTGCGCTTCGCCACCGGACAGCGTGGTCGCGCTCTGGCCCAGCTTGACGTAGCTCAGGCCCACGTCCACGAGCGTTTCCAGCTTCCGCGCGATCGACGGCACCGGCTCGAACAGGGTCAGTGCATCCTCGACCGTCATTTCCAGCACGTCGTTGATGTTGTAGCCCTTGTAAAGGATCTCCAGCGTCTCGCGGTTGTAGCGCTTGCCGTGGCAGACGTCGCAGGGTACGTACACGTCCGGCAGGAAGTGCATCTCGACCTTGATCATGCCGTCGCCCTGACAGGCCTCGCAGCGGCCACCGCGCACGTTAAAGCTGAAGCGGCCCGGCGAATAGCCGCGCGCGCGCGCTTCAGGCACCTGCGCATACAGTTCGCGCAGCGGCGTGAACAAGCCGGTGTACGTCGCGGGGTTCGAACGCGGCGTGCGGCCGATCGGCGACTGGTCGATGTCCACGACCTTGTCGAACAGGTCGAGGCCTTCGATCTCGCGGTACGGCGCGGGCTTGTGCGATGCGCCGTTGATCTCGTTGGCGGCCAGCGCGTACAGGGTGTCGTTGATCAGCGTCGACTTGCCCGAGCCGGACACACCGGTGATGCAGGTGAACAGTCCCGACGGGACGTCGAGGTCCACATCCTTCAGGTTGTTGCCCGTCGCGCCGCGCAGGTGCAGCGTCATCTTCGGGTTCGCCTTGTGGCGCGCCTTCGGCACTTCGATCTGGCGCTTGCCGGAGAGATACTGACCTGTCAGCGAGCGAGGCGCCTTCAACAAGTCGTCGAGGGTGCCCTGGCCGACGATCTCGCCACCATGCACGCCCGCACCCGGCCCGATGTCGAGCACGTAGTCCGCCATGCGGATGGCGTCTTCATCGTGTTCGACCACGATCACCGTGTTGCCCAGATCGCGCAGGCGCGTCAGCGTACCGAGCAGGCGCTCGTTGTCGCGCTGGTGCAGGCCGATGCTGGGCTCATCCAGTACGTACATCACGCCGACCAGCCCGGCGCCGATCTGCGATGCCAGGCGGATGCGCTGGGCTTCGCCGCCGGACAGCGTGTCCGCCTTGCGCTCGAGGGTGAGGTAGTCCAGGCCGACATCGACCAGGAACCCGAGGCGCTCGGCGATTTCCTTGACGATCTTCGTCGCGATTTCGCCGCGCCAGCCGGGCAGATCGAGGCCACGAAAGAAGGCCAATGCTTCGTCCACCGGCAGCACCACCAGCGAAGGCAGCGGACGGTCGGCGACGAAGACGTTGCGCGCCGACTTGTTCAGTCGTGCGCCTGCGCAATCCGGGCAAGGCCGGTCGCTGATGTACTTCGCGAGTTCCTCGCGCACCGCCGGCGATTCGGTCTCGCGGTAGCGGCGTTCGAGGTTGGGCACGATGCCTTCGAAGCGGTGCTTGCGCTGCGTGCGCCCGCCCGATTCGGTGAGGTAGGTGAAGGTGATGACGTCTTCGCCACTGCCGTACAGCACGGCTTGCTGCACCTTTTCGGGCAGCGACTGCCATGTCGCGTCGGTGTCGAACTGGTAGTGCTTGGCCAGCGACGCGATCAGTTGGAAGTAGTAGGCATTGCGGCGATCCCAGCCACGCACGGCGCCGGCGGCCAGCGACAACTCCGGATGGACCACGACGCGCGCCGGGTCGAAGAATTGCGCAACGCCCAGGCCATCACAGGTCGGGCAGGCGCCGACCGGCGAGTTGAAAGAGAACAGGCGCGGTTCCAGCTCCGGCAGCGAGTAATCGCAGACCGGGCAGGAGTATTTGGATGAGAACAGCAGCGGTGCGGATTCGGGCTGGTCCAGCGACATCACCTGGGCCATGCCATCGCCCAGCTTCAGCGCGGTCTCGAAGCTTTCCGCCAGGCGTTGCTTGAGGTCTTCGCGCGGACGGAAGCGGTCGATCACCGCTTCGATCGTGTGTTTCTGGCGCAGCGCCAACGCCGGCACGGCATCGATCTCGTACAACTCGCCGTCCACGCGCACGCGGACGAAGCCCTGGGCGCGTAGTTGGTCGAACACCTGTGCGTGCTCGCCCTTGCGTTCACGGATTACCGGCGCCAGCAGCATGTAGCGCTGCTCGCCGTCGAGCGCCAGCACCTGGTCGACCATCTGGCTGACCGTCTGCGCCTCCAGCGGATACCCGTGGTCCGGGCAGCGCGGCAAGCCCACGCGGGCGTACAGCAGGCGGAGGTAGTCGTAGATCTCGGTGATCGTGCCGACCGTCGATCGCGGATTGTGGCTGGTCGATTTCTGCTCGATCGAGATCGCCGGCGACAGGCCTTCGATGTGGTCCACATCGGGCTTTTCCATCACCGACAGGAACTGCCGCGCGTAGGCCGACAGCGATTCGACGTAGCGGCGCTGGCCTTCGGCGTAGATCGTGTCGAACGCCAGCGACGACTTGCCCGAACCGGACAGGCCGGTGATCACGATCAGCTTGTCGCGCGGGAGGTCGAGGTCGATGTTCTTGAGGTTGTGCGTCCGCGCGCCGCGGATGCGGATGAAGTCCATGGCCATCGGGTGGGGGATCCGGAAAGCGAACAAGGAAGCGTAGCGATCTGCTCAGATGGGGGCAAATCGCCCCATGCACCAGTGCAGGGAGACGCGGAGAGGTGGAAGCGGTCAGGCGGCAGTGGGACTGTCGAGCCCCGTTCCGGCGCGTACCGTCCCGAAGCGGGCATGCGCTGAAGCCGCTGAGGGCAGAGACAGGCAGGAAGATCGGGGCAAGTCCATGAATCTCAAGGGCTATGGGAGGGGCGGATGGTCCAAGCCGGTCAGTGTGGAGGCCCACCTAGGGCGGATTCCGTCCGCAATCGAGCCGGGATGGTCAGGAGGAGGGGGGGGGGAGTTGACCCTAACCGTCTGAATCCCTTAGAATTCCGCTTCTGTCCGCCCTCGATGGCAGGCAGGCTCCAGAAAATAACTACAGAAACCAAGGAATCCACATGTACGCAGTCGTAGTCACTGGCGGTAAGCAGTACCGCGTGATGAAGGGCGAGACGCTCCGCGTCGAGAAGCTCGAGGCCGAAGCCGGCAACGAGATCACCTTCGACAACATCCTGATGCTGGGCGATGGCGAGACCATCAGCCTGGGCGACGCCCTGAAGGGCGCCAACGTCACCGCGAAGGTCGTCGGCCATGGCCGCGCCGACAAGGTGCGCATCATCAAGTTCCGCCGCCGCAAGCACCACATGAAGCGTCAGGGTCACCGGCAGCATTACACCGAAATCGAAATCACCGGCATCAACAAGTAAGGAGAAGCAGTCATGGCACATAAAAAGGGCGTAGGCTCATCGCGCAACGGCCGCGACTCCAACCCGAAGATGCTGGGCGTGAAGGTCTTTGGCGGTCAGGCGATCGACGCGGGCAACATCATCATTCGCCAGCGCGGCACCCAGTTCCACCCGGGTCCGGGCGTCGGCCTGGGTCGCGACCACACGCTGTTCGCGCTGGTCGACGGCAAGGTCGAGTTCTCGATCAAGGGCGCCAAGAAGCGCCGCACCGTCAGCGTGGTAGCGGAAGCCTGAGGCTTCGCGCACACGCGTCGCGAAGGGCCCCGCCGCGTGCGGGGCTTTTCGTTTGCGGGGACGCTGATCCCTGCGTCCCACCCTCCAACGATTGAACCGATCCCGCCATGAAACTCGTAGACGAAGCTGAAATCCTGGTCACCGCCGGCAATG harbors:
- a CDS encoding M20/M25/M40 family metallo-hydrolase, whose amino-acid sequence is MTVIRRGIGALALGIALCQPAWGGSGEPVDLDVVARIRYEAFNRSQAAANLKELTETVGPRLTASPNYARASAWARGKLSGWGLSGVHEEIFDPAFGRGWAFESSRVEMVSPRQAPVHALPKAWTRGTGGAVEGEVVLASFKTLEDIDKQRGKLRGKIVLLDDARAFKPADKADFRRYSEADLGELQTFPIAEDAAPDAQEKRLEEYRKRQALTKALNTFLAEEGVLATLSLSSWDNGIIRATGGGARKADEPVGVTELVLPTEHYNPLVRAVQGKQPVRLRIDVDSRFTSEQDLPATNTFAEIPGSGGKAGEVVMIGAHLDSWHTGTGASDNGAGVVVMMEAMRILKAIGVKPRRTIRLALWGGEEQGLHGSAGYVAKYLADYPPPTDPEQKALPRAYQRGTGPLQRQRGYGSFSTYFNFDNGTGRIRGIYAQENHAAVPIFKAWLEPFADIGATIVTTRNTGSTDHISFDRVGLPGFQFVQDPADYFTHVHHTHLDTYDHVVPEDLKQAAAIIASFAYHAAMREERLPRKPFVERDEQ
- a CDS encoding OprO/OprP family phosphate-selective porin, which produces MKLSRSTLSLALLAALVAPAAHAEITIDVIGGSEVSFEGLVQADFYKFDSDTIDYGADSSTDLDGKDYLQELRRAELVLKGKGPGNIEWVLGYDAKDDKWLDVNAKYKFGNNANHFIQLGQFKQPGATLEELSSTKNNDFVAKSSITNSLGTPRRVGFQYNIGDADWAVTASYFGRELTRNREHGSGYALRGYWAPINEAGNVLHFGASYLDKDTDGDVIRLRARPMADMVPTRFVDTGSSGLRASDRASVIGAEGLWIKGPFKLQAEYMTIDVQRYGSFDDYSGDGYYVSGLWNLTGETWGYKSGTPTTGLPNDPGKGMWQLGLRYDTIDLTDGAVVGGKMDSWTAGVNWYWHSNFKFMLNYVTVKQEKGVLEDNPNILEARAQFFW
- a CDS encoding enoyl-CoA hydratase-related protein — its product is MSESLVLVSDADGIRRLTVHRPDKLNALNAATLDALQAAFTAAAEDASVRVVILTGAGPKAFVAGADIAEMADLRATDGRDFSLRGQRLMRTIETLPKPVIAMVNGFALGGGLELAMACHLRIAADTAKVGQPEINLGLIPGFGGSQRLLRLAGRAATLELCLLGTPITAERALQLGIINRVVPAAELEDETQKVAAQLAVSAPLALRATLDVVNIGGECGIEEGLQYETAQFGLMFSTDDMREGTRAFTERRKPSFTGR
- a CDS encoding DUF1289 domain-containing protein; amino-acid sequence: MNTAFRAVLSPCIGVCTLDDAGLCQGCLRTTSEIARWSQMNDDERLRLMESVLPARERARAPLVEQLHEGARLQRALHPLGAVPRTAGWNHEELIDLLPPGPLAEAAVLAGLVPRDSGTQVLLTRRTDGLRHHGGQVSFPGGRIEPSDADVVAAALRESREEIALQASQAVPLGFLDPFTTISGFRVVPVVAVIDPAFVPTPEPGEVADVFEVPLDYLLAPDNLRRVEVDYRGRRRAVLEYDWPGQRIWGATAAILFNLRQRLEQLA
- a CDS encoding FKBP-type peptidyl-prolyl cis-trans isomerase N-terminal domain-containing protein is translated as MKLRSLVVAVAAFAMAGSALAQDVSSEKGKLSYYFGYDYGNNLAELTARGEQLDINSVVKGLQDAYAKQKPALTSEQLKPALEAFQKREQARAQQAKAEYDKVAAENKTKSDQFIASFKGQAGVKLLPSGVAYKVLENGTGAKPTQASTVELQVAGAYPMGQRPAEARPPQQMKDVKVSAIEMQAMREVLLQMPVGSKWEVALPPEKAYGADPRTGFPPNVAVVFEIKLVSAK
- the nth gene encoding endonuclease III, with protein sequence MSAPRRSPTLKRDEVVELFSRLRELNPRPTTELEYSTPFELLVAVTLSAQATDVGVNKATRRLFPVANTPAAILALGEEGLKKYIATIGLFNAKAKNVIATCRILIDQYGGEVPRSREALEGLPGVGRKTANVVLNTAFGEPTIAVDTHIFRVANRTGLAPGKDVRAVEDKLLKVVPAEFMQDAHHWLILHGRYVCKARKPDCPQCVIRDICRFKEKTAA